CTCTCCATCCTTTCCATAGGCTATATTGGCACGGATTGTGTCATTGAACAGAACTGGTTCTTGGCTCACGAGGCCCATCTGCTTCCTAAACCACTTTAGCTTTAGCTTCTGAATTTCGATCCCATCAAGGGTAATGTGACCAGAATTGGGGTCATAAAACCGTTGCAGCAGAGCTATTATGGTCGACTTCCCACTCCCGCTCTCTCCCACTAAAGCAACAGTCTGAAATAGCAAAAGTCACAGTCCATATGTGCATGTACTAATATCAGCACGAGTAGAGCGCATCATGATTAGATGGAACTCAGATAAGAATAGAGAAAGATCtagcaaagaaaaagtgaaagggtTATCATAAAGCTATACTTTGCCAGAATGAATGGTCAAGCTAAGATCTTTGAAAATTTGTACGTCTGGGCGAGAAGGATACTTGAAGCTGATGTGACGAAGCTCTATTTCTCCCTTCACATTTTCTATCGTTTCTCCGGACTCGTCACTGGGGTCTATTTCTGATTTTCTGTCAATGATTTCGAAAACTGAGGCAGTTGCACTCCTGGCTTTGGTGGAGTCCTGAGAGAGGGAACTTGACTGAGTTATTGCAACGGCTGCCAGGGTCAGGGCAAAAAACACCTGGAAAGCACAAAATAGATAAACCATCAAATGTAATACAGAAACTAATAATTTGGTGCAATGAACTCGCTAGTGTTTCAGGGAAACTGACAAAAAAGATAATCATACGCGGAAAACTTCCGAAAACGTTGTCTTGCCACTCTGGACAAGTCGAGCTCCAGCGTAAAAGCAGGTACCATAGACCGCGAAAAGTAAGAAGAAAGATAGGCCAAACCCGACTCCGCTGATCAACCCTCGTCTAATTCCGGCTTTCACTGGCCCTTCACATTTTTTAGCATAAAGTTGCATGATCTTTTCTTcagaacaaaaagaagcaaCTGTCCTGATGCTTCCAACTGCGTCAGTAGCTACTTGACTGGCTTCCTCGTACATCATCTACGAACAGAGAGACTTTATTAGCACTGGCAATATctatatatatgttcaattctCTGAAAAATTAGGACAATTTTCAGCTGTTGGCTCTCTTAAACACTCAAGTGGGCAGTTACTAGACATGGATAAATTATTAGGACCATAAATGGTGAATAAGGAAAGCATACCTTGGCGTCTGCGCTAAATCCTTTCATGAATTTTACTTGGACGTATCCATTAACAAATAACAGAGGGAGCAACACAAGGATGATGAGCGCTAATTGCCAGCTAGCCGCAAAGGCAATGACTAAACCGGCAACTGCAGATGCACTGTTTTGAACGAGCTGGCCTAATGCATCCCCAACTAGGGCCCGCACTGTTGCTGCATCTGCTGATAGTCTCGCGCCAATGATACCGCTGGAGTGCTCTGGGCCATCGAACCAACCCACCTCCATGTTCACCACCTTCTCAAAACACATGGATCTTATCCGCTGGATTAATCTACAACCTGCTATCGAGAAGAAGTACATGCTTGCTGGATATGCTACTAATGATACCAGTCCGAGAATCATGAACATCGATGACCAAAACTTTGAATCTTTCCTTAGTTTATCAGGTACTTCATAAAATGTCTTGATCGCAGTAGATAATAGCATGCCAAAAATGGGGAATATCACACCAGCAACGATTGCAAATATAGATCCTATTAGTAGCGCGGGAACTTCTGGCTTATTAAGATATAAGAGCCGTCGAATAGAAACTTCTGCAGCTGCTTCTGTTTTCTCCAAAGAAGATGACTCTGGATTTGCTGGTGCACCATCAGGGACATTTAATCCCGTGGCCAGACCAAACGAGATAGATAAGGAATGGCGGCTGCTATTTCCCACACCTGATGATCCCCGACTAATGGATCTCAAGGATATTCTTTGACTCGATTGTCTGCCGTCAAGGATATTTTCTGGTTTGTTTTGGTCATCTGTTGCTTGATCTTGCTCTGCATTTTCTTGCTGGAGGCATATTAGCTGACTGTATGCTCCATCGGGATCTTTTAGCAGTTCTGAGTGTGTACCTGAcacaaaatttgccaaaatattAGCTCTAGCTCCATTTGAGCCTGCACTCAGTTATATAAGTGAAGTTCCCATCGTTTAAACTGGATATTTATATCAGATCAACTGGGTAGGATTGGATTTCATTTGAGACATGCCATGCAAAAAAATTCATGCTTTAGTACCTCTCTCTACTATCTTTCCTTGATGAATGACAGCGATCATATCAGCGTTCCTGACGGTGCTCAGACGGTGTGCTACAATAACAGTGGTTCGATCAGCCATTATCCTGTCCAATGCCTCTTGTACTATCCTCTCTGATTCTGCATCTAGTGCGCTGGTGGCCTCGTCTAAAAGCAAAATCCTAGGATCTTTTAGAATTGCTCTGGCAATGGCAACTCTTTGCTTCTGTCCTCCAGAGAGCTGAGTACCGTGCTCACCAACCATTGTGTCCAGTCCCTTGATGCAAAGATGCAAAAAAGTTTAAACTCACAATTCTATTAATCTCACTCAGCTTAGAGgtaaattaattaaactaaacgtCTCTAGACCTTGGGCAATTTATCAATGAATTTAGCAGCGTTGGCTACTTCGGCAGCTGCTCTTATCTCTTCGATGGTCGTGTTCTCTTTTCCATATGCAATATTATCCTTAATGCTCGATGCAAACAACACCGGTTCCTGGCTCACGAGGCCAACCTTACCACGTATCCATCTAAGCTGAAATTCCTTTATATTTATGCCATCGATGAGCACTTCACCCGCCTGTGGATCATAAAACCTCTCTATAAGACTGATCACGGTGGATTTTCCGCTTCCACTTTGTCCAACCAAGGCGGCGGTTGTCCCACTTGGTACATAAAGAGAGAATCCGTTGAATATTAGCTCATCTGGTCTGGCTGGGTAGCTGAAGTAAACATCCTTAAGTTCTATGTCTCCATGAATTTCATCCAGCGTCTTGCCACGGGCGTCGCAAGAATCGATCTCGGGCTTCCTGTTGATGGTCTCAAACATCTTAAATGCTGCGGCTTGACCAGCAGCAAATGCGGACATGCATGGAGAAGCCTGTCCTAAGGACCTGAGAAGTAAGCCAAACCAATTCATTTATAATGGGTCTGCTCTGGCACAAACACAATAGAGCTGCTTACAATTGATTTATGTCTAATCTCTCTTTGATGTAAATATTCAAT
The nucleotide sequence above comes from Eucalyptus grandis isolate ANBG69807.140 chromosome 2, ASM1654582v1, whole genome shotgun sequence. Encoded proteins:
- the LOC104424622 gene encoding ABC transporter B family member 4; protein product: MSMERSSNMDIEMHVVTDSTNHAEAKDRPKKNKEDEKTDTVPFHKLFLFADFIDVILMLVGTIGAVGNGLGLPLMTVLFGQLTDSFGTNQNNRKLVHLVSKVSLKFTYLAVFTGVMAFLQVTFWMVTGERQAARIRGLYLQTILRQDIAFFDKETNTGEVVGRMSGDTVLIQDAMGEKVGKFIQLVSTFIGGFVIAFTKGWLLTIVMLSSIPPIVISGGLLSLIIAKMASRGQSAYAKAANVVEQTIGSIRTVASFTGEKLAIATYNKFLENAYKSGVHEAMAAGLGLGTVFMILFCSYSLAIWFGGKMILEKGYTGGEVLNVIFAVLAGSMSLGQASPCMSAFAAGQAAAFKMFETINRKPEIDSCDARGKTLDEIHGDIELKDVYFSYPARPDELIFNGFSLYVPSGTTAALVGQSGSGKSTVISLIERFYDPQAGEVLIDGINIKEFQLRWIRGKVGLVSQEPVLFASSIKDNIAYGKENTTIEEIRAAAEVANAAKFIDKLPKGLDTMVGEHGTQLSGGQKQRVAIARAILKDPRILLLDEATSALDAESERIVQEALDRIMADRTTVIVAHRLSTVRNADMIAVIHQGKIVERGTHSELLKDPDGAYSQLICLQQENAEQDQATDDQNKPENILDGRQSSQRISLRSISRGSSGVGNSSRHSLSISFGLATGLNVPDGAPANPESSSLEKTEAAAEVSIRRLLYLNKPEVPALLIGSIFAIVAGVIFPIFGMLLSTAIKTFYEVPDKLRKDSKFWSSMFMILGLVSLVAYPASMYFFSIAGCRLIQRIRSMCFEKVVNMEVGWFDGPEHSSGIIGARLSADAATVRALVGDALGQLVQNSASAVAGLVIAFAASWQLALIILVLLPLLFVNGYVQVKFMKGFSADAKMMYEEASQVATDAVGSIRTVASFCSEEKIMQLYAKKCEGPVKAGIRRGLISGVGFGLSFFLLFAVYGTCFYAGARLVQSGKTTFSEVFRVFFALTLAAVAITQSSSLSQDSTKARSATASVFEIIDRKSEIDPSDESGETIENVKGEIELRHISFKYPSRPDVQIFKDLSLTIHSGKTVALVGESGSGKSTIIALLQRFYDPNSGHITLDGIEIQKLKLKWFRKQMGLVSQEPVLFNDTIRANIAYGKDGETTEAEILTASELANAHKFISSLQQGYDTLVGKRGIQLSGGQKQRVAIARAMVKDPKILLLDEATSALDAESERVVQDALDKVMVNRTTVVVAHRLSTIKNADVIAVVKNGVIVEKGKHDSLINIKDGFYASLVALNMSAASL